A window of Malania oleifera isolate guangnan ecotype guangnan chromosome 2, ASM2987363v1, whole genome shotgun sequence genomic DNA:
GCATGTATATATACAATGAACAAACATAACAATTGCTGAGAAAACCATTTCCTTTCATAAGGAAAAAATTTAGTGATGtctatatgtatatgattgtCATTGGGCAACAGGACAGCCGGAGCTTTGCTTACAATGCAACCAATTTCACACACTGTCGTCCGCGTGATTTCCTTCTTGCCTATACGGCTATTATTGGAAAACCCAGGAGGGTGTGTAAAGAAAGAGAACAACAATAAAGCATTACAGCAAACATGCATAGGAATAAGAGGAATGCTAGCAGGAGGAACAGCATATGTTCATTCTTCGGATTTGTTGCTTACTTTGATCTCCAACAGCCGCTCAACTGGTTGCCTGCAAATTGGGCATCGGTTTGTCTGGAACCTCAGAACCTTGGCACATCCACTGCACATGCACTGCATCCATTGCAACAAATTTTACTTAGCCACAAGAAAATTTTAGTCTTTTCATGCACACAAAATTTCAGAGATGAAGAATTTGACAACTGGAAAACAATTGACAGCAACTTTCTCTTCATTTTCTTGCCATTTTCTCCCCACAAGTCAGGAATCCATAAACTGAATCTGATATGTCAGATTATTCATATATAAAAGGAAAAACTTGCATATACTCTGAGAAGAGTTCAAAAGAgtacaaatatataaatatataaaatccAACTACAGAGCCCTTTCTGTGGATTCATAACACCATCACATCATAAGGCCTACCGAGTTTTTTTAATGGCCCTGCCAAAGCATCTTCTCTTCTATGCTGAAAATGTATgtgattgaatgatttttatATCTCATATTGGAATTTTACTAAAATTTCTGGAACTAAATAATAATCTCAAACTAAATAATAATCTCCATTTGAGGCAATTGCTAAAAGGGTACAAATGAACCAAAGCTTATGCAGTTGTACAGGTAATGCTTCTGTCCATTTGACATCCATAACCATGATATTCAACAGTGATGACTTTGTTatcgtctcgtcgatgaaactaaACAAAATATGGAGCAAGAGGGGGAGAATGTAAAATCTATGCTTACCATATGTCGGCATGGGAGGGCAGTAGTGTCTCGTGGTTCTGACAAGCAGATGACACATTCTTTACCAGGGTCATTCCCATCAAAATCACAATCAACTGAATTACCAATCCCATATATCTCCTGTAGTTCATACCTCATCCCATTCACCCACAGGATCTGTTTCACCACACGCGCCTGGAAATCACCTTTCTTCTCAAAAACTGCTTGAGTGATCTGAGAATTCCTGGCAAGGTTTTCTTCCGTATCATTATGGTCCAAGGGGTATGCCTCAGCCTTTACTGCAAGGGGAAAAATTTCTGTGTCTCCCTCTTTCATTAACTCTGCATCTTCAAACATTGAGAATTCAATTCCAGTTCCAGAAGGCTGTCTAAACTTCTGACCAAGACCTACTTGGAACGGCACGGTGACTGGTTTAGGCAGGCTTTCCTTCATTGCCATCAAATTACAGTCAACATCTTCCTTCGCAAAGAATATGACTGTGATACTGCAGCataaataagaaaaacaaaaccAAGCTATGCACAAATTAAAAGATCTGCCATCTCACAAGTATTGAATGAATAAATTGTAGAATAAACCAAAAGCAAAGGAAAACTTGTGATCAGTACAGTTGGGGGTATAGGAATGGAAAACCATCCATCAAGGCAACAGAGGTTTGGGGATGTCAAGACAAGACAACAGACCAAGTTCACAATTTTACTATGTTCAATGGAGTTGCCAACAAAAAATGAATTTACCACACCTGCCAAAATGAGGCCCCTAGAAATGGCTAACATGGAAGTTATAGAATGTATCCTCGTGGTAAGTAATGGACAATTCTGCATATTGTTTAAAACAAATATCACTTAAAGCTCACTATGTATATTTGATTACGTCCTCCAATAACTCATTAAATTTTTTTGATCAGTGAACTCTAACCCATTAATTGAActcaaaatattaattttattgaaACCAAAACTGTTGGTCCTTGGTAAAACCCCCATCGCCAACCGTAACGCATAAGTAGTTAAACATCTAGAATAGAACAACTAGTTACAAAACAGAACCACACATGCCAAATTAACACATGAAGATTAACTTTTCAATATTCCAACTTAACCACggcaataaaaaaattaatttaaacttGTTAGCTCCAAAGGTTCATTAACtcagttttgatgataacaaacttcTACTCTTATGTTGTTGAATTTGGGTCGTGATTAAACAAGTTTTAAAGTGATCTAATATGGAAGATTGAGAGAAATTGAAGAACTTTTTAGTTGTTATTTGCATTTGTGAATATCTTAATTGTAATTTTGTGTGTTCAGTGCTTGAACTCCATAGATTATCATTTTATGGCTCAACAAATGAAAACTAGTGGAAGCAAAATATTTCTGGACTGTTATGCCTGGGTGATGAACCCTCCTGTCCTTGGCAGTGTGCTTGGGTGGTCGACCAGTCATGCAGGTCAGTCAACACTGGCCTGGGTAGATTGTGCTTAATGGTTAGAAACAGTTAGTTGATAAGTCAACCAAAGCACCCAGCACATTCTAATGGGAAAAAATATATGAATTTGACTCTTAAAGTTTGCATATAATTATATATGCTCTCTAAACCTAAAGCAACATAAGAGAGACTATTATCAACTCTTTGCCTAATCCTGTCACTCCCAATCTCTCTCTTATCTCTTCATTCAAAGAGACAAAATACCATTACTCGTGTGCCATAACTTGAACCTTGCTCTAGAGTCTTTGTTTCACAATTGATATTTCTACCTTAAATCTATAAATGAGGATCATCTTCATTTATATTCAAAGCAATTGGTGTCCTTGCCTCTGTCAAAGCAAGGAGTTTATTTGGTGTCCTTCCCACTATAGGAAGCAAGGGATTGTAGTTTTATTGGTCATAGTGGCACCTCAAGGTGTTGAGGCCTTGAGAGAGTGTAAGTAAGCTAGGGATAACTGAACCACTATGTATAGTTTggatctctctttcccttactctttttaattgCTTTCATCTGTATGGATTTTCTTGTGCATATCTGCATTGTCTTAAATTTTCAAGCAAGTACCTTAATTTCAATTTACATCCCTCTCTTGGATTGCCTTCATGAGAACACACCTCACAAGAGAAAGGAGTTCTGTGACTTCAGTCTTGCCACGCATGAAAACATAATATAGTTTTAAATCATATACACTTGCAATCAAATTGTTGGGAGAAACTCAATTACAACCACTAAATTTATTAAGACCACTCCGGCAACGTAACTTGATCCCACATGAATAGCTATATGAAGTACAAACTTGATCCAATTCATCAACATTGACAAGATCCATGATTATTTTGAGCAGAAAAACCAAATAAATACTAAGCAAAGGTGACTGTTTTACAGAAACTCAATTGAGACACTTTGATATTCAAAATTCCACTGCATTTGAGAGCGTGATTTCAGATTGCATGCATGCCACAAGCTTTCTTGAGCAAGAAACACGCATCGAATCACAAGCTACTGCTGTTTGTCTTAAAGAAACAGGGAGCACAAAGGTCAACTTCCAAAAGATGAGGAGCATGGTCAAACAATTtatagtttgaaattcaaaataattGCTCGCAACTCCAATTCTCAAATCACATACAAAATAAGCAAAGCACAAATCACAATTGACCACTTTCAAGACAGTATGAGCAATTTACCTTCCAGCAGCAGTAGCATCAAATGTGAAGGAAACAAGGAACTGCGTTGGATTCTTCTCGTCCGGTTCAACCCTTAGAGTCTCTTTCTTAATATTCACGTCATTACGAATAGTAACTGCCTTCTGATGCTCAACATATGGGGGGGCAGGGGCAGGGGCAGGGGCAGCAGAATGGGGAACAGCACCATATGGGTACTGCCCACCACCCCAATTTGCATGTACGGGGTCGGGGAGTGGACTACCACCACGATGATAATGACTATAGGAACCTGCTAATGGCATCGATTGTGGAGGGCAGTATCCATGATACTGATAATAATGGggtggatttggatttggatttgggtatTGGGATGGATAAGGTGAAGCAGCAGCAAAAACGTACTGATTTCCACTAATTTCAGGTTGATGTGTCTGTGTAGGGAGTGGAGGAGAGTGGTTTTGTTGGCTCCGGTGGCTCCGGCGGCCTCCGCTATGGCTTCCAATATTGCCCATTTTCCCTTAGAAACTCTATTCTGCAAGAATTACAGCTTTTTATTGACATATCAATAGCCAACACGATTTCAAGAAACAAAACTTGTGTAAATAATTTAAGCTGGCCCCATTTGGTTGCTGAGATAATGGAGGAAAACGAAAGACGATGACAAACCCAACTCAACTAAGCGATATAGCTGTATAATTGTATTAGGCTCCATTTTTGTGAGCCAAAGTACATAACTCGAAATTCACCACGAGGGTATAGAAACAAATGAGGGGAAGTAAATGAAAACGGAAAATTTAAAACAGAAAACGgatttctttttcttcatcttcttaaTATAATCACTTTTGCTACCTTTCGTTTTTCATCAGAACCATACAGGAGCCTAATTTCTTTTCCTTCTCGACGTTTTTTCAGCAACCAGACGTCGTCTCATAGCATAAcaatacaaaatttttaaaataattcttttaaaaaatagcGATCACAATATGCATAACAATAAAATAACTGAATCAGATCTTCTGACATTCGCGTTGGAAAGCGAATCAAATGAAATCAAAGAACAAAAACATAAAACGTACTGAGAACCACAAAAAAAAATTTCGTTTAATTGGGCCAGAAGAATAAACAAAGAGAAACCCAGAATCCGAAATCCACACACCTGCCCGAGAATCAATCCCCCTGGTGTTTTTCTCCGCCCCCCTGATCCTTTGGGGCTATCACCGATCGAAAAGACGAacaaacaggagagagagagagagagagagattataaaagagagagagagattacaatGGGGGTGATTGAGGATGAAGACAGAGGGTAGAATGGAGGCGTGAGGGGAGAAGAAGAATTATTCGATGGGATATTGGGACGGTTGGGTGAGGATTgagcgctctctctctctctctcttcgcaCCACCCACACCCGCACCCGGGCAACGAACCAGAAGGTCATCAGAGAGATTAGTGCGTACGTCAGCCGCCAACGAGTGGTTTGCACGTGTGGCATATGACATGGCCAGTTTCCCGATTCCCTGTCCTTTCTTCATGGCCAAATCATTTTCtcctctttttatttatttattttttccattttgtGTGAACCTAACTAATTTTCCTAACCAAAGTAATTTCTTCTAACCAGTAGAAGGCAATATTCATTTTTCCAAGGGATCTTTTAAAAATAGATACAATACACTATTTtctattaaaatttattaaacatataaatataaacctTTTCAGGGTGCACATATTTAAATACATGACATCTTATGTTTCTCTATTAATTAATTTCTCATAGTCTTTGTAATTTTGAATGACATTTAtgtgaaaattataaaaatgaccatttgattttaatttaatttgaaGAGTTGAGGATGAAGTGAAGGTTTTGTTAAGATTAAAGTGAGATGTATCTGAAGTGTATAAGTACTTTTAGTCGAGCATCTTCTAGGTTTAGATGCCACGCAATTGCCACATTATTTACTAAGATATCATcacaaaaattttataaaatatggtggaagattatttcatatttgaatttcgACTCGGGTTGCTCATTAGTTTTGAGTGCAAGTGTAGATAGGGTAGGATTGTTTTCAAATTCAAATGCTCCACGAGGTTAGATTTGAGAGTTAGTGGTAAGTTTAAATTTAGAGTAGATTGAGGATAACCTAATGAGTGATTGGAGGAATTTGAGTGTAGGCATTAAAAAATATCAATggctaaaaataattttattagtaaaaCTAATATTACATATATTTGATTAATGAATTCAATTAATAAAAATGTATATTGGGTCTCATGGAGAAAGATTGAGTTTTTGCTCAAAATCGAAATTTGTAATCACAATTTTCATGCCTTGAgattaaaaatagtaaaatattagTACAAACATCATTTTTTGTGTTAATTAAAGAATGcgtaaatttatttatttaatttttttttggtagtaatcaaaatttttaatcgCAATTTTCATGCCTCAAAGGATCTGTCATTTCATGGGCTCGAAAGAGTCTTTCTATGTAAGACAATGATGGATCTTTCAAACCATGAGTTTTTTACATGATAGAAAAGAATGTGTCGATCTTTAGTACCCTTAAAAAGATATGACGTTTAAGGGATTAAGGAGCATGTTTTCGAATGAAACAACAATGGATCACCTggatgatgaaattgatgattttttttttgtggaatgTGGATCTTCAATTTCTATAATATGTTGATTTGAGGAACGTGTTTCGAGTAAGCCGATGATAAATCTCCTAGACCATTCCACTATATACAAtatctactatatatatatatacaaaagggTAATTTGAAAATAAGTGAAAGATGAAATTTTGTTGATTCTCGATCTCCTTTATTAAAGAGATCTATTGATTCGAGGGCTGCAGAAACATTTATTGTGATCACAAATTTGACGACAGTGGGTATTTATTGATCTTCAAATTCTTTAAAGAGATATGTTAATTCGAGGGTTCAAGGATTTTTTTCTTGAATAGGGCAATGGTAGATCTTCTGATCCAGATCATGAATTTGACAAGCTATAGAAGATGAATATATTGATCTCGATCTCTTCCAAGAGATATGTCAATTTGAGGGTTTTGGAGAGCATGTTTTCAAACAAGGCAATGGGGACCATCAGTGGAGGATGAATTTGAGTTTGGTTTTTATGGATACAAAATTGATCATGAAGAATTGGTATATAAGGACACACACACATATAGGCAGCA
This region includes:
- the LOC131148985 gene encoding probable E3 ubiquitin-protein ligase LOG2, whose product is MGNIGSHSGGRRSHRSQQNHSPPLPTQTHQPEISGNQYVFAAASPYPSQYPNPNPNPPHYYQYHGYCPPQSMPLAGSYSHYHRGGSPLPDPVHANWGGGQYPYGAVPHSAAPAPAPAPPYVEHQKAVTIRNDVNIKKETLRVEPDEKNPTQFLVSFTFDATAAGSITVIFFAKEDVDCNLMAMKESLPKPVTVPFQVGLGQKFRQPSGTGIEFSMFEDAELMKEGDTEIFPLAVKAEAYPLDHNDTEENLARNSQITQAVFEKKGDFQARVVKQILWVNGMRYELQEIYGIGNSVDCDFDGNDPGKECVICLSEPRDTTALPCRHMCMCSGCAKVLRFQTNRCPICRQPVERLLEIKVSNKSEE